A region from the Triticum aestivum cultivar Chinese Spring chromosome 3D, IWGSC CS RefSeq v2.1, whole genome shotgun sequence genome encodes:
- the LOC123077446 gene encoding transcription factor MYBS3: MTRRCSHCSNNGHNARTCPARSGGGVRLFGVHLTSPPVAAMKKSASMSCIASSLGGGGSGGSSPAAGPGGGEGAPGYVSDDPMHASCSTNGRAERKKGTPWTEEEHRLFLLGLQKLGKGDWRGISRSFVVSRTPTQVASHAQKYFIRQTNFSRRKRRSSLFDMVPEMPMDESPDGAEEFTLCTTQDETTSSNKLSLFHLGRQKEAECDKDLPTLQLRQHEESEYAGPSLEAPDLEMNNGVSFKAASVSTVPAFYPALLPVPLTLWPANVSNVEAANATHEVLKPTPVNLKEAIKADEVVSMSKLSIGGGTSGSMEPSALSLQLTGPTNTRQSAFHVSPPMTRTDLSQGNNSPIHAV; encoded by the exons ATGACGAGGCGGTGCTCGCACTGCAGCAACAACGGCCACAACGCGCGGACCTGCCCCGCCCGCTCCGGCGGCGGCGTGAGGCTCTTCGGCGTGCACCTCACGTCGCCGCCGGTGGCCGCGATGAAGAAGAGCGCGAGCATGAGCTGCATCGCGTCGTCGCTCGGCGGCGGCGGGtccgggggctcgtcgccggccgCGGGGCcggggggcggcgagggcgcgccGGGGTACGTCTCCGACGACCCCATGCACGCCTCCTGCTCGACCAATGGCCGGGCCGAGCGCAAGAAAG GTACACCTTGGACTGAAGAAGAGCATAGGTTGTTTCTACTGGGTCTGCAGAAGCTTGGCAAAGGAGACTGGCGTGGGATATCTCGTAGTTTTGTTGTCTCAAGGACCCCAACTCAGGTGGCCAGCCACGCCCAGAAGTACTTCATTAGACAGACAAACTTCTCAAGACGGAAGAGGAGGTCAAGCTTGTTTGACATGGTCCCGGAAATG CCAATGGATGAGTCCCCTGATGGCGCGGAAGAGTTTACGCTCTGCACCACTCAAGATGAAACAACAAGTTCAAATAAACTTTCGCTGTTTCATCTCGGGCGACAGAAGGAAGCAGAGTGTGATAAAGATCTGCCAACTTTGCAACTAAGGCAGCACGAGGAATCTGAATATGCAGGGCCTTCATTAGAAGCACCAGATTTGGAGATGAACAATGGTGTATCATTCAAGGCCGCATCTGTCTCGACAGTTCCAGCGTTCTACCCTGCATTGCTCCCTGTTCCACTAACACTTTGGCCTGCGAACGTTTCTAATGTGGAAGCAGCAAACGCAACCCATGAAGTCCTAAAGCCCACTCCTGTAAATTTAAAGGAGGCAATTAAGGCGGATGAGGTTGTCAGTATGTCCAAGCTCAGCATTGGTGGGGGTACCTCTGGCTCAATGGAACCTTCTGCTCTTTCCCTTCAGCTTACCGGGCCGACAAATACAAGACAATCAGCTTTTCATGTGAGCCCACCAATGACTAGAACTGACCTTAGTCAGGGAAACAACAGCCCAATCCATGCAGTTTGA
- the LOC123074136 gene encoding uncharacterized protein, translating to MDSGSARAVPSSKSSQSRVTFGDEDSTEEKRRKMESGSARAVASAGAPQRRVPLGEDGRPLDGVMRASLIRHLKHGDGSIFRSNGYWTKVYRLQDTSETCLEPMMMTEPLASCMPDGMVCERQHFRTMLQIFSLKLAYTSSHVTGPVQLYGYVAVRDLLNPMHNYIFNRTRDGPFVVEHDGLMQMTGPKRGIRMGAPVLIEFDMKVRRGFGEAEDDLQLIDCVACFNDITSRHATKNKRRIDGDCGAVDITYALMRGAAEATVQVGISELAQDGGLIRLNAALFYTKELSAQIQLFDGVVAAEASELSRTVLAVAKGGQLLVSLMLDQTGGSGDCAFSRSCTFPVQKHGNHVSVFKLGLVTIEVKVTWSTLDIPISLLGPNCFPWEFMAAEDVEYEGD from the exons ATGGACAGCGGCAGCGCGCGGGCCGTCCCGTCGTCGAAGTCCTCCCAGAGCAGAGTAACCTTCGGCGACGAAGATTCaaccgaagagaagagaagaaagaTGGAGAGCGGCAGCGCGCGAGCCGTCGCGTCGGCGGGGGCTCCGCAGAGGAGAGTGCCATTGGGTGAGGACGGCCGTCCGCTCGACGGCGTGATGCGTGCCAGCCTCATTCGCCACTTGAAGCATGGTGACGGCTCTATCTTCAGAAGCAACGGTTATTGGACGAAAGTCTATCGCCTCCAAGATACCAGCGAGA CTTGTCTGGAGCCAATGATGATGACCGAGCCGTTAGCCTCTTGCATGCCTGACGGGATGGTTTGTGAAAGGCAACATTTTCGCACCATGCTGCAGATATTCTCCCTGAAGCTAGCTTACACTTCTTCACATGTTACTGGCCCAGTCCAGTTGTACGGATACGTGGCTGTCAGGGATCTTTTGAACCCTATGCATAACTACATCTTCAACCGCACAAGGGATGGTCCTTTCGTCGTGGAGCATGACGGCCTTATGCAAATGACCGGCCCTAAGAGGGGCATCAGAATGGGGGCTCCCGTGCTGATTGAGTTCGACATGAAGGTCAGGAGAGGATTCGGAGAAGCAGAAGATGATTTACAGCTCATCGATTGTGTTGCATGCTTCAACGACATAACCTCGAGACATGCCACGAAGAACAAAAGACGGATCGATGGCGATTGCGGGGCGGTGGACATAACCTATGCACTTATGAGGGGCGCCGCGGAGGCCACCGTGCAGGTTGGGATATCAGAGCTGGCACAGGACGGTGGCTTGATAAGGCTGAACGCAGCATTGTTTTACACCAAGGAGTTGAGCGCGCAGATCCAGCTGTTTGACGGAGTTGTCGCCGCCGAGGCGTCTGAGCTGAGCAGGACTGTGCTTGCCGTGGCGAAGGGAGGTCAGTTGCTCGTATCGTTGATGCTCGATCAGACTGGTGGCTCGGGTGATTGCGCTTTCAGTCGTAGCTGCACCTTCCCTGTTCAAAAGCATGGAAACCATGTCTCCGTTTTCAAGCTTGGGCTGGTCACTATCGAGGTGAAGGTAACCTGGTCGACTTTGGACATCCCCATAAGCCTTTTGGGTCCAAATTGCTTCCCGTGGGAGTTCATGGCAGCTGAGGACGTTGAGTATGAAGGTGACTGA